The Montipora capricornis isolate CH-2021 chromosome 3, ASM3666992v2, whole genome shotgun sequence genome includes the window ATGTGACATCACAATTTTAAATGGATAACAAGGACATCATTGTGTCAGATAATCAACTGAGAAAAGGTGCACCCATACTTTCTTTTAcgtttttttatcattttttctGGGCccgcccggttgttcgaaagccgagaTTAGCGTAagctttggtttcatttcttcaacttttgagtaaaagtttcttttgcttatttttgtatttcaagattaacttctttTAATGTataattttgccaaatttcagtGCCGAACAAATTTTTTTAAGTAGAGAAaaaaactccttggttaaattttaatccgggattagcgttaatcggcttttgaacaaccggcccTGATCAATATTTATGCTGTATTTTCTATTGTCATTTAAGGTTTTCTGAATTGAAATTATTGCTTTTTGGATTCCTagcaaattgttttctttcttcgtcATAAATTAAATCTTCGGTATTCAGTTCATACACAGAGTAAAgttatgaattttatttttggagaaAGTTGTAAATAAAGACAAAACTACAAACATATCAATAATTTGTATCATTggtaacattaaaaaaaaaaccactctGTTCTGGTCTCTCTTTGGTTCGCACCGAGCTACTTTCATTTCCTACTCCCTCACTACGTTCGTCCgaaggaaaaatattttccttcTCCAGAACGCTGAGCCATAAGGCAGGCAGAGTGAGAGCACTTGCCCGACCGGACGCTTTAATGCCATTACATGCTATACAAGCCAAAGTATTTGGTTACAAGAATATGTAAAGCTATAACTGTATAAAgtaggaaaaacaaaataagttaCATCTCTTCTACGCCAAAGGTAGGGAACAACCTGGTCAATTGTAATCTACTGTCTAAGGAATCCTTGATGTACATATTCTTAGCTGTTTCTGATTTCCAGCGACAGTGGAGCATGAGTAACCTGTCAGAAGAACCTGCCTTCGCTAGATTGTCAGCTATAAACGTTGCGCCACCGGATCTAAGGCTATGAGTGCTAAAACTGAGCGAATTTACTCCTATAGCCAAAAGTGATTCCTTAACTAATTCTCTACACCTAGTATAGCTGAGCCTCCTAGGGCCTAAAGTATACGAATTGTCCTTCCTATGAGGTTGAAGTGTTCTGAAAATGTAAGCTGATGAATTGAGATCAATGCTAGCTGCGGAAAGATATCGAGACAATAATGAGTGAGGACATGTAGCACCGCCACTCTTGGCAATAAATACTATATTACCTTGCCTAAATTGATCAGTTTTACTACTCTTTACATTACTCTCTTGGTGATCGTCGTGAACTAGAATATCCGAAGCTTGCACATCCAATAGCTCGTTGATCCGAAAGAGACCATAAAATCCCAAGACAAACAGTAAAGCTGTACGCAAATCCCTAAGAGTACTGCCTTCGTGAACAAACTGAACACAAATACGGGGGAGTCATGTCGGGGGTCATGGGCTCCTTTTTGTTGAATGGCCTACTGAAAGCTCGTTTGCTGGCCTGAACCAGGCTGTGATTTAGCGCAGTGTCAACCGGATTACCGTGTGCACCATAAGGAATAGGATCATGGACCCACTTTAACGCACAGAATGCAGACAAAACGACACGTCGGTTCCCAAGAGGAGGCTTCTATCAAATcctaaggaaaaaaaatgtaataagaaATATTGTGAGGTGGGGAGGGCGGTAAACAAACCCCTAACCCAGCAAAATACTCATTGCCACCCGGCTCAAGTTCGCTGCCATCCGGCTCGAACAAAACTGCCAACCGGCTACAGAAACGTGTAAACTGCCAATCGGCATCAAATACATGAACACTCAGCGATCCGCGATCTGTAATACTGGGTTCACAGTACAAGAAGCCCTCGCCATGAGTCACTCTCAACAAGGTCAGTTTGGAATGCTACTATCAGTGCTCCGAGAAAATTGAACTTTCACAGCAAGGATTAAGCCGTCCCAGGAGGCCGAACCTAAAAGCGAGTTCGCATTACGACCTTGACGCAACGCTAACCGTCCCTCAAAAAATGAATAATCGACAACGAAGTCCCAAAACTTATGAACCAACGAAGGCCAGAAAGGCGCGGACGGCCAGTAAGGTACCACTTAAGTCCCCCTGACATTGCATCGAAACATGGAAATAAGGACTTTAGACAAGAGTACGACTGGTGgcacaactaagcaattttCGTGTTGCCAGTCTTGGAAAATCGCGTCAGCCCCGGCTGTCCCAGGATCCCAGAATctagaaaaatattttgagaccTTCTTGTTGTAGTGGGTGGCAAAGCAATCAACCGTAAATTGCCCCCAAAGCTCGTCCAGTTGCCGAAAGAACCAGGGGGCAAGCTCCCAATCGTCATAATCTACAATCTTGCTGAGGAAATCGGCTTTTTCATTAAGTGATCGTGGAACCCACTGAATGTCTAAATAAATTCCAACCTTCGTTTGCAACCTGGTCTTGATGTCACTTTCGCAAAactgttatttttgtttgtttacagaTCTGAAGAAATTTCCGGTTCCGTCGTGACGCAGAGAAACAAACCTTCTTGATAACACTGAACTGAATGGCTCTTTAAACTTGGATAGCCGTTAGTTTCGTAATGGGGGTGATCGATAAAAATTGAAGGGAGGTTCTCGCAAAGAATACGAACGAACAAGACTTTAGTCATTGTCACCAGGAAGTGCGAGATCGTATTTACAAAGAAGTTCTTTGACGGGAGGGGGATGCACTTTGTTAACTGTCTGCCGACGTTGCATACCTTCGTTTGCAACCTGGTCTTGATGTCACTTTCGCAAAactgttatttttgtttgtttacagaTCTGAAGAACTTTCCGGTTACGTCGTGACGCAGAGAAACAAACCTTCTCCGCCACCGCCCAAACCCAGTGGCCCCGCCACCCCGGCACCTACACCCTGGTTGCAGCTGGGCAAGGAGCCGATGTCAGCGGGGCTGTTTCGTTTCTTAACACAAAGCTCCCTGGCGGGCAGACCTCCGTCAATCCCTCCAATGGCCAAGTTGCAAGATGGTACAATGAAGATGAGGGTAACGCGGCCCATGGATAAAGGCATCCTAATGACTACCTCCGGAGCGATGTCCGCTTGGCAAGCGTCTAAGTCACAAGTAACTGATACAGCCGGATCAACCGCTGCGGAGCTCAACACGCCCAGGATTCTGGAACTTGATGTCAATCGTATGATGATTGGACAAACGGATGTCAGGTATGTTGATCAGTGCACGTAAATAACACTTTAATTGGTGGAACAAACCGATGACCCAgtcaatgttggtttttgaggagaggggaaaccggagtagccagagaaaacctctcggtgcagagtagagaaccaacaaactcaacccacatgtgacgtcgagtctgggaatcgaacccgggccacattggtgggaggcgagtgctctcaccactgcgccacccctgcgccacccctgcaccctattgttattgcgcatacgttttgcacatctcgagatactcgggtttcctatcggtggttcttaccaatacagtgatatttttgcgcggtttaaaactatcgggagaaagtagatcttagtaagtacccttggtatccaaaaagaaaattgggggtaaccatgcatttttgagagataattagcttcaatttgagaaagaacggcattcattgctttgtattttaaagctttatacaaatattattcatcaatatctttgaaaaatgcgtggtactgccaattttatttttggatttcaataacactcgttaagatctacatttcctgcataatcataaaccggggcaaaaatacctttgaattacttggcaccgtccttaatgcagGAAGGAGTTAAAGTAACGTTTGTGTTTTCTggtgctgaaaaaaaaaaaagaggtcaGAAGcatttaaaatgttctgttttctgTTGCTTTATGTCAACAGCAAGGCCATTATTCCTCTAGACAATGCAAGCGAGTTGACGGGCTCCGTAGTGAGGAGTTACGTTACAGTGGAAAGACCAACTGGTGGCAAGCAAATCCGGAAAGCTACTCAGCACACAACAGGTAAAGCACTTTCAACCCAAGTGGTTTCTGGTGTATTATCATTACAAGCGCAATGGACGGAGGTGATTATGTGAAAGAAAAACGGGAGATGCCTTTTTGCTTCTCTCTGCTCGCATCTCCCCTTGCCCCCTTGACAATAAAGTATATGAATCCAAAGTTGTGTGTTCTGGAATGTGTTGGTTTCTGGACATCACTGTCTTTGCCAGTAACAATGACTAAAGGGGCGTTTTCTTGCATCTCAGGAACATACAGCCACCCACCGCCCAGTACTGCTCAAGATCCCACCGGTGCCAACAGCGGAGCCGTGTTATCTCATTACGCTCCTTTACCTCCCATACACATGCCAAAGCTACGTCAGGAGTCACGCTCGGGCAAGTCACGCAACAGCGACTCTGTGACACATTCAGGAGCTGGGTCACCTGTGGCTGGAAGACTCGAAGATATTAAAGCAAATTCCCGAGAAAATGTAAATAGAGGACTTATCTCGCCTGAAATTTTACCTGTTAGGTAGAAAACGTTTGGTGTAATATTGTAAAAAGTGTAAAAAGTTGTacatacgaaaaaaaaaaataaaaaagtttctttcctgAAGAGGGTGTACACGTTTGATTTCCATAGAGGATATTCCCGTATACGGTATCTTACGGCAAAATAACCATCGTACAACTTTCTACGAGGATTATTTTACTTAAGGCGCAAACGGGCTGAATTCCGAAATCCCATTGTTTGTTTGTAATTATATTTTTGCACTATGTGACACGCTGTTTATGGCATCACATTTCGCAACTAATAATGTGCATGGAGAAATTTCtggattctgattggcttagagaaATGTAGTTTCCGGTAACACTACTTACCGTACAGTGTATACGTAACGATCCACAAATACTCAACATTTCACCAACTGAAAAACTCGAGTATGGCAGTGAACGTATAAACAAAGGCATTAGAGGTAAATTAGGCTAATTATAAACAGTGTCTTATATGTAACTCATAACCATGGGGGACCGATGTGGTtcgctcagttggttgagcaccagatTACTGTGCGAGGGAGGTCGCAGTATCAAAACTCTGGTCGGACCAACACTCTCAGGGTCATTGCATAACTGATGGcaaggtgctgcctttgtaatggataaggacgataaaccgtagccacgtctcacaacccttcaatgttcgtagcccagtgggacgtaaaagaacgcacacactattcgcaattaaagagtagggcatggagttccctgCGTTGTGGTCTGTTCTCTGTGGTTGGGAGGGTAACCGCTCGGACGTTGACCTGTGAAAGGGACTCAGTGTCCTATTTTTGACTCTCCAGCATTGTACAAATTAACAAATGGGACCTTATTCAGGAAGAGTGGTCAAGTTGAAAAGtatatatctttaaataaaaTGCGCATCGATGAAATCACATGAATAATTAACGAAAGTAGTCAAACAAAACGCCTCCAAGTGTTAAAGCCGGACCTCAGTCAAGGATAGTGCATTTCTTCCTGCGTATGGGAAGACTCTTAGAGGTCTGGATTGATACTTGTGATAGAGCTTACAAACAGGGGAAGACAGTGTGGAGAGAGAAGTACATCGAAGAACCTCAATCCTCGCCAAATTAAAGTGGGACATCATGCACAGCACTAATATTCTGACTTTTAGGTGCGATCCTTCCTCCCCATTGTTGAATTCACTGTTTTAGAGGAGCCATCTCGCAAAACCAACATTGGGAGAGCAGACGACATCACTTGTGTACCAACTAATGTGACGAGGATTGCTGCTCGCTGGCGAGCCTAAAGAGGTTTGTTTTTTGGCATGGACATTAAGGGAGGGTTGTTCAAAAATGTAGCCCCCATTTTAGAGAGCGTGTTTGGTGGTCTTGTTGATGCATTTTAGTCGTCGCTTAGTTCAAACTATTTATCGGTTTCTTACAAATTTGATAATAAGCCAATGCAAAAAAATAAGCTggaaatgaaacgaaacaaacGAGTTCTCGTGATTCAATTTATTCAGCTCCTGCTTTCAATCACATTACACTACGAATCTCAAGATTGCATCGTAGAATTGCATTGCCTTCTTAAGCTTGAATGGTATCATCAATGAATTTCCTCAGATAACGCACTTTGGAGTACACCCCGTAAGAATTGGGTGCAGCGCATCCATTTCCAAAGCTTGTTGCACCCTCAAGGAAGTGCTTACCGCTGTACTGGCACACCAAAGGACCGCCACTGTCGCCCTGGCAGCTGTCCATACCACCCTCCTTAAAACCAGCGCACAACATAGAGGAATGCATACTGCCGTAGGCCTTCTTACACTCCGACGGTGATACAAGAGGGACCGTGACCTCTTGCAGTTTATCAGGTTGACTCCCTCCGTAGCGAAGTGTTCCCCAACCACTTATCAGGCACTGATTGGTCAGATCATCAAGCGGCAGATGATACTTGTCATCTCCAAGACACACAAGGCCCACCCCAGGCCCAAGGATGGCAGGACGGTCAAGCTTGATCAGTGCCATGTCATTCTCCATAGTACGGCTGCTGTAGTTCTCGTGTTTTACAATTTGTATGACGTTAAACTCTTGGGTTGTATCCTCCTTCACCTCTCTGCGATGCGCGCCCAGCCTGAGGATCAAATAGCTTTGTAAgacaattaaagaaaaaaaaactattactcACAGGCTGGATACCtaaaattattcatttttaTAAATGTCAAGTGCCCGTTGCCTCTATAACGAGCGCTGTGAATGGCTAAGTGCCAGGGCGTTATTCCACGGTAATGCTCGATTAAAttggtgatcttcattttacGTAGGTTGAATGTGCACTCTACCTAGTTGAAGCAGTTAATTTAAttaacttattaattttttttttttgggggggggggttggggtgGGGGTGGAGGAGAGGCTTATGACCGACCTATCGTTCTGACAGATGATCAGTcctaaagcccgccgcacatggtgaggaaagagctgagcgaACAGCCTCGCGAGGTGGTTTGTTCAGTCGTTTCCTCACTTGTGCGaggaaattgtggtgagaaattcgcctcgcgaggctgtgaggataaaatcaaacatgtttgatatttttgccctcgcgaggcaaattcctcgcTGTTttcggccatcgtgagaatcgaccTGAgcttggtttcatttttttaatcaagGATCCAATAAAAAtgcatggcattctcacgtgacttcggtGCCGTCGGAATTTCTTCCTGACTCCATCTTAAACCACTGAAGTCACGTcagtatgccatgtatttttattggatgcttgattgatAACTCACTACGGCCGCACACACTAGCTAGTGAGGAATTTCCCTCgcaagggaaaaaaaatcaagcatgtttgattttatcctcacggcctcgcgaagcgaatttctcaccacaatttacaatttccccgcacacctgaggaaacggctgagcaaaccgcctcacGAGGCAGTTTGCATAGTCAGCTCTTTCCTcgccgtgtgcggcgggcttaaagGGAAGGGTGTGGAAGCTTGCACACCAACCAGATTTTGAAGCTTTTGGTCGTCTCGCCCACGACGCAATGAGCTGCCGTCAGTACCCATTGAGGGTGGATCAACGAACCGCCGCAGAATTGTGCATAGTCGGTTCGCAACATAGCCTGCCACGGGATGCTGTTCTTTTGTGTTTCTTTTCCACCAACTATCCGTGCACCAGAAGTCGGACGAACACCACATGACGACGGAGGACTGGGCTGAGGTGGGGGCGTTGCTGGAAACAATACAATAGAGATAATTTCATGACGCTTTACAAAGTTGCATTTCCTGATTTTACGTATTTATCTACTTTGTTTCCCACCAAACGAACACCTCAAAAACATTAAGGATCCAGAAAACACAATTTGGAAATAATGCCTTGGTTTTACAGGTTCTAGTAAGCAGTACACGTTTCGTCAGTTTAGCAAACTGGTTTACTACCCGTAAATTCGGAAACGTATAATTTTTCTCTTATCTCTTCTTGCCTAACAAATCTACCTTGTACGAATTGTTTTTAAGCAATCTAGTTTTCCCTTGTAGAACTTTAAAATGGCTGGTTCCCAGCGAACGAAACATGCAGGGTTCGGAGACAAATGGAGATATGCGACAAAAAACTTGTAAGCCAAACTCGCCAAAGTTCTTACTTTCACTTGTTTTCGCCAAAGTTCTTACTTTCACTTGTTTTCAATTTTGGCGTTCATTTCCTACACTTACGTGAGCATGATCCATCCTCAAAGAAGTCTTCTTCAAGGACAGGAACtcctttcaaagaaaataaacagcAAAGTACATAGTGGCAACCAAAGATCGAATGtcttaaaatttgtcaaaattacctaaaatggtttccacaatgcTTTGGCCCCGTCCACatgtatccggatattttttaatcggCACCTTTTAGTCGTTTTCCTTTGCGGATTCCTAACTTTTTGAtccgctctccagagtggaaagttTTGAATGCGCAAAGAATTTGGAATCGTGTGGACAGTCGAAGCCGAATATTTTTCAAATCTTTGCCGCGTAaatattcaacatggccgctgaaCGAAATGCTATCGCTTGTCTTGTCGCAAACTCGCACTCCTgataggaaaggaaagaaaaggaacgtTTATTTATGTGTGTAGTCTTgcagcgctggagcactaaattGGGAACacttaaactgaaatcaacaaataaacgcaaatcaaatcaaatgttggtttttgaggagaggggaaaaccggagtacccggagaaaacctctcggagcagagaagagaacaaacaaactcaacccaaatatgacgccgagtctgggaatcgaacccgggtcacattggtgggaagcgcaAAGCGTTGTTGACAATAGTCACAAAGGAGTCGTGTGGCCCGGTTCTCGAAAGCGCCGAaatttacgggccattttcgggtgtgacaatttcctttgtatctcaagaacggagaggatttaggacgtcaaacttcacagtcatttgctttttgttaccttgcaAACGTGTTACAAGATTAGCGTTCCAAAACGAGCGGATAGCGGTTTCACAACTGGCTTTTCGGTACTTattggataataataataataataataataataataataataataataataataataataataataataatttatatagcATTTTACAAGTTTCAGTGCTTTACAGaattacaaaaataacaatgatactcatttaaatgttaaaaaaaaaaattccggataGGTGTGCAccggcaaattcgatttgaatacttTTCGTGAGGACGTGAAAATAATAATCCGCAGAGAAAAATTTGCGGATTCAAAATGGAAACGTGTGGACTGGGCCTCAGTGAATTTGTAGCTGCCCTTCAAAGTATTTATCTGTTTGGATGTTCTAGGGGAACATCAAGTCTGAAGAAATTTCTAGGTAGCTTTCTGCCTCGTCCGAAAGTTTtaggagggtgctaatgggggtacccaattgtcagttaactactaatttttcggctaattgtcagttaactactatttttttggccaattgtcagttaactactaattttagttatctattaacttttattatctcagcgataataattgattcacaacccgaattttctttacttcaaaacgtaactggtaactaggtaaaggattcttcagataaaatttgatgacctcacctgcgctagaaccactttttaaaattttctttatatgtcttacatttctctggcaaaatttttctttccgccgactaaaatttcccgggaaaattaccgagaaatttatggaaagtctaaaacaagcaaacggaaaaattaaagctcaggtacgtgtggccccttaaatttgtcagtagaactctttgtagcgtagctttagttttagaacaaccgctttacgaaaattattcgacactaggggattctcatacaaacactgtaaatttctcacgcgctttccttcatgtcaagaccgtgatacgatcattggttcgacagagagtatggaatGGAAAagatcaaaactcactgatgcttctgtccgctaaaatacggtgtgtccactaactatagggtccgcttaataaaggttttactgtaatcagatatcttgctcattaatctgacactgatctgaaaacgactcgtcgagtgtggtcaacccgcgtacgcgtgtggacaaaatttcaaacaaaaagacgaatcaaaatacgcaccatttagctcacttgtggcacttaccattagaaagggtagctccttccagctgggcctttgtcacaactgcaaaattttcggctttcccgtcaatcttttccagtcgaaacaactttaaatcgaagccagcaagtccgaacttttccgcttcctgtttgatttccatgaattctatcaaatgtttggaaggctatctccattgaattatgcttttcaatgt containing:
- the LOC138042409 gene encoding uncharacterized protein, whose translation is MKRSEELSGYVVTQRNKPSPPPPKPSGPATPAPTPWLQLGKEPMSAGLFRFLTQSSLAGRPPSIPPMAKLQDGTMKMRVTRPMDKGILMTTSGAMSAWQASKSQVTDTAGSTAAELNTPRILELDVNRMMIGQTDVSKAIIPLDNASELTGSVVRSYVTVERPTGGKQIRKATQHTTGTYSHPPPSTAQDPTGANSGAVLSHYAPLPPIHMPKLRQESRSGKSRNSDSVTHSGAGSPVAGRLEDIKANSRENVNRGLISPEILPVR
- the LOC138042408 gene encoding CUB and peptidase domain-containing protein 1-like translates to MKILVVLILAISFVRIQGVPVLEEDFFEDGSCSPTPPPQPSPPSSCGVRPTSGARIVGGKETQKNSIPWQAMLRTDYAQFCGGSLIHPQWVLTAAHCVVGETTKSFKIWLGAHRREVKEDTTQEFNVIQIVKHENYSSRTMENDMALIKLDRPAILGPGVGLVCLGDDKYHLPLDDLTNQCLISGWGTLRYGGSQPDKLQEVTVPLVSPSECKKAYGSMHSSMLCAGFKEGGMDSCQGDSGGPLVCQYSGKHFLEGATSFGNGCAAPNSYGVYSKVRYLRKFIDDTIQA